Genomic window (Nitrospirales bacterium LBB_01):
TTGATTTTACCTCTTTTAGAGGTAACACCATAGAGGACGATCTGCTACAAAGGGATTTTACTATAAATGCAATGGCTTTTCCACTGCACAAGGGAGTTGAAACACTTGTTGATGTAACCGGAGGTTTTGACGACCTGAAAGCCGGACTGATAAAAATGGTGTCGGTCAAAAACCTCAAAGACGACCCGCTAAGGATGCTGAGAGCATTTCGATTTATGGCAGAATTGGGTTTTAACATTGATGCCACTACGGTTGATGCTATTACATCGCTGAAAGAACTTATTGCAAACGTTCCCGCAGAAAGAGTACTCTTTGAATTAAAGGAAATGACAAGAGCGCAGAAACCCTCCTCCGCTGTGAGTCAAATGAACCAATGCGGTCTGCTTGCTGAGGTGTTTTTTGAGATGAAAACTTTTGATATTGAAAGAGCGGCGGCGCTGTATCATGAAGTTGAAAAAATTATAACCAGCGTATCCGATTCGCCCTTTATGACACATCTGAATTCATATATTGTAGGCACATCGCACAGACTGCCGTTTCTGAAACTCTCCGCTCTGTTATGTGCCGCTAATATCTCGGCAGATGCGGCATCCAACATATGTGTCCGATTGAAAACCTCAGCAGATGAGGCAAACTTTGTTCATAAAATCCTAAAACATCACGGAATAGCACTCAGCGTTTTTAAATCTGACATGAAAACTGACATGGTTGTAAGGTTTCTACTTGATGTGGGAGATGACTTTTTTGCCTCGCTCGTTTTAACCCTTGCGGAGTTGACTTTAAATTCTGATGATACATCTGGATTTATCACGTTTTGCGATGACATCACAACCTTTTACATGGAAACCTATTTACCGCGTCTTACGACAGGGCACTTTATCACAGGTCATGACCTTATCAAGACCTTTGGACTAAAACCCTCACCGCTCTTTAGCCGGATACTTGGGCAGGTTCAGGCTATGACTCTTGAGGGCAGCATTTCAAAACGCTCTGAGGCTCTGACTGTGGTTGAAAACATTTTGCTGAGAACCAACTCGGAGAACGTCAGTGTCTGACATAGTTAAAATACTGATAGTGTTAGCGCTGATGGTGTTTTTAATCAGAAAAAAACTTGAGGTTGGGTACGTTTTGCTTATAGCGTCTGTCGTCCTCTTTTTAGAATATCTGATGGTGCCCAAAGCAATTGTAAATACCGCATACGCTGCGATAATATCAAAGGAAACCTTTGCTCTTATGATAGCCCTCACCTTCATCCGAATGGTAGAGAAAATCCTGCGTGAACGGGACGTGCTTAAAGAAATGATGGCTTCTGTCAAAGGAATATTGCGTAAAAAAAAGTTTGTGATAGTGTCAATGCCGCTGCTTATCGGGATGCTGCCCTCTATCGGAGGCGCTTACTTTTCCTGTCCGATGGTAGAGGAATCTGCTGAGGGACTTAACCTTTCAAAAGAGGATATGGCTTTTACA
Coding sequences:
- a CDS encoding CCA tRNA nucleotidyltransferase, whose protein sequence is MSHDLNPLYMILKEEFSSRSDVWVVGGTVRDILMGLEQRDIDIAIPGENPYAEAGKFADKIKGTFVKLNDKFKTVRVVKGSYYFDFTSFRGNTIEDDLLQRDFTINAMAFPLHKGVETLVDVTGGFDDLKAGLIKMVSVKNLKDDPLRMLRAFRFMAELGFNIDATTVDAITSLKELIANVPAERVLFELKEMTRAQKPSSAVSQMNQCGLLAEVFFEMKTFDIERAAALYHEVEKIITSVSDSPFMTHLNSYIVGTSHRLPFLKLSALLCAANISADAASNICVRLKTSADEANFVHKILKHHGIALSVFKSDMKTDMVVRFLLDVGDDFFASLVLTLAELTLNSDDTSGFITFCDDITTFYMETYLPRLTTGHFITGHDLIKTFGLKPSPLFSRILGQVQAMTLEGSISKRSEALTVVENILLRTNSENVSV